The Desulfobaccales bacterium sequence CTGAAAAGACCTATTTCCTCCTGGCGGCGCTGATCCTCCTGGCCGCCTTTGTGGCCGGAACTTGGTATGGCTCTCTTCGGGCGCGGCCGGCCCCCCGGGAGACCCGGCGGATCCTCTACTATGTGGATCCCATGAACCCGGCCCACACCTCCCCGGAGCCGGGCCTGGCCCCCTGCGGCATGCCCATGGAGCCGGTGTTTGCCGAAGGCCCCGAGGAGGCGCTGCCGCCTTTTCTGGCCCCGGGCGCGGTGCGCATCACCCCGGAGAAGCAGCAGCTTCTGGGGGTGCGCCTGGGGGTGGTGGAAAAGGGCCCCCTCACCCACAAAGTGCGGACCCTGGCCCGGGTGGCGGCGGATGAGTCCCGAACGTATCGCCTCACCTCCTTCCTGGAGGGCTGGGTGAAGATGGTGCAGCCCTACACCACCGGCAGCCTGGTGGTGAAAGATGAGCCCCTGGCCACCCTGGGGAGCCGGGATCATCAATGAAGTGCAGATCTACCTCTCCACCCTGGGGCAGATCGATCGCGCCCCCACGGGGGACCGGCAGCTCTTTGTCAACTATCAGGTGCGGGTGCGCAAGGCGGAGGAGGCCCTCCTCAACCTGGGCATGAGCCCCCGGCAGATCCGGGAGCTGGCCGCCACCCGCCGCTATGCCCAGGAGGTGGAGCTGGCGGCGCCGGCCACGAGCTTCGTCCTGACCCGCAATATTTCGCCCCTGCAGCGGGTCTCCCGGGGCGATGAGCTCTACCGCCTGGCAGATTTGAGCCGGGTGTGGCTGGTCACTGATCTCACCGAGCAGGAGCTCCCCTTCCTGCGCCCCGGCCTGACGGTCCAAGCCCGGGCCTTTCGGGGCAACCTGGCGGTGGAGGCCACGATGGCGGAGGTGCCCCCGGAGTTCGATGCCGGCAGCCGCACCTTCCGGGCCCGCCTGGAGGCGGACAACCCCGGTTATGCCTTGCGCCCCGGCATGTTCCTGGAGGTGGAGCTCCCCCTGAATCTCCCGGAGACCCTCCACGTGCCGGTGGACGCGGTCCTGGACACCGGCCGCACCCGGCGGGTCTTTGTGGATCGGGGCCACGGCTACTTCGAGCCCCGGCGGGTGACCACCGGCTGGCGTTACGGCGACCGGGTGGAGATCACCCAGGGGCTTGCCCCCGGCGAGCGCATCGTGGCCTCCGGGAATTTCCTGGTGGACTCCGAAAGCCGTATGAAGCTCGCGGCCGCAGGCTTCCTGGGGGAGGTGGCCCGGGATCCGGTGAGCGGTGTGGCGGTGGATGAGGCGAAGGCCAAGGCCGCGGGCCTGGTGAGCCAGTTTCAGGGGCGGACCTTTTACTTCCACTCCGAGGACGCCAAGCGCCTCTTTGAGCGGCACCCGGAACGCTATGCGGAGGGGGAGGCGCATCTCTCAGGCACTGGGGCTCCCCCGCCGGCCGCGTCCGCCGCCTTGCCCTGTCCGGTCTGCGGTCAGGTGGTGGATCGAGCCCAGGCGCAGGTCCGGGGGTGGGTCGGTGACTTTCAGGGCCGAACCTACTATTTCTGCCGCTACCCCTGCAACCGGGAATTCGATCGCCAACCGGAGCGGTATGCGCTCACGGGGGACCCCTCGTCCGTCCCCGGCGCCGCTCCGGCAGCAGAGGCGCTCCTCATCGTCCGGGACCCGGTGTGCGGCCTGGAGGTGAACCGGGAGGAGGCCCAGGCCCGGAGGCTCAAGCGCACCTACCGGGGCCGGGACTACCATTTCTGCCGGGAATGGTGCGCCCGGCGCTTCGATGCGGCACCGGAGCGCTATGCGCCGGCGGCAAGCCCGCCTGCGGCCACAGAGCCGGAGCCGCCGGCGCCGATGCCCACCACCACGCCGGCTGCTCCACCAGCCCCGCCGCAGTCCACCCCCGCCCCCCCTGCCATTGACCCGGTCTGCGGCATGCCCGCCGACACCACCGGGGAGGAGGTGCTTTCCACCTCGGATGGCGGCCAGGTTGATTATTTCTGCAGCGACCGCTGCAAGGAGCAGTTTGACCTGGAGCCGCAACGGCTATGTCTATATCGACCTCGCCGGTCGGGACCCCGACGGCTATGTGGCGGAGGCGGCTCCGCTTTTACGGGAGAAGATCAAGCTGCCGCCGGGCTATGCCATCTCCTGGAGCGGCCAGTATGAGGCGGGCAGGCGGGTAAAGGAGCGTCTGCTCCTCGCCGTCCCCCTGACCCTGCTCCTCATCCTGTTCTTGCTGTATCTCAACACCCGCTCGCTTACCAAGACCATGATTGTGCTCCTGGCGGTGCCCTTCTCCGCCATCGGCGCCATCTGGCTTTTGTATCTGCTGGGCTACAACCTGAGCGTGACGGTGTGGGTGGGCCTGATCGCCCTTCTGGGGGTGGATGCGGAAACCGGCATCTTCATGCTCCTGTACCTGGACCTGGCCTACGCCCAGGCCAAGCGGGAGGGCCGCCTCACCGGCCGCACGGCGCTCCGGGACGTCATCCTGGAGGGCGCGGCCCGGCGCCTCCGGCCCAAGTTCATGACCGCGGCCACCCTGCTTTTAGGCCTCATCCCCGTCATGTGGGCCAGCGGCACCGGCGCGGAGATGATGAAGCGCATCGCTGCGCCCATGATCGGAGGGATCGTCACCTCCTTCCTGTTGGAACTTCTGGTTTATCCCCCCATCTACGAGCTGGAAGTGGCATGGGGAAATGAAAAAGGCAGGGGTCAGGTAAGGGGCGGCCTAAGAGCAGAAGAAAAAGAGGCCGGGGAGGGGCAAAGGGGAGGACGCTGGCCTTCCAGGTGGTCCTGTGGCGTGACCCGGACCTCAAATAAATTTCTGATCTCTGAGCCGGATTTCGGCTTCCCGGATCAAGGAGGGTGAAAATGAGCAGGAGGATAATGATTATAAGTGGCATTCTCTTGTCGGCCCTGGTTCTGCTGGCAGGCCCGGCGCCAGCCCAGCCGGCTCCGGCCCCGCCGGCCGCGACGCCGCCGGCGGCCGAACCCCAGGACCTCACCAAGCACCCCGCCTGCCCGCATTGCGGCATGGACCGGGAAAAATTCGCCCACAGCCGCATGCTCCTCACCTACAGCGACGGCTCGGAGTCCGGCACCTGCAGCCTGCACTGCGCCGCCCTGGAGCTGGCGGTGCGCCTGGACAAGACGCCCACTTCCCTCCAGGTGGCCGATGATAACACCAAAAAGCTCATTGCCGCCGAGAAGGCCGCCTGGGTCATCGGCGGCGCCAAACCCGGGGTGATGACCCGGGTGGCCAAGTGGGCCTTTGAGAAGGAAGCGGACGCCCTGGCCTTCATCAAGGAAAACCAAGGCAAGCTGGCTACCTTCGATGACGCCATGCGGGCCACTTTCGAGGACATGTATGAGGACGTCAAGATGATCCGGGCCCGGCGGGCCAAGATGGGTGGCATGCCCCCTAAGAAGGAGTAGCCTCATCTGCGAAGGGGGAGATAGGCGGCGGTGGGCAAGCTGCAGGTCTTGGATTTGAGGCCCTACGGGTCAGTCCGCCAGAGGGCCGTCAGTCCCGGATTCCCGGGGCCATGTGCTTCAGGACCTCAGGGTGGGCTCAAAGCGGCTTTCCAGGCCGAAACCGATGAGAGCCAGGCTCACCAGGGTGAGACCCAGACCCAGGGCCGGGGGAAGCAGCCACCACATCCAAAGGTCGCC is a genomic window containing:
- a CDS encoding efflux RND transporter periplasmic adaptor subunit — its product is MANHTLGKPSEPPPAGGSRLQQLRRLLSEKTYFLLAALILLAAFVAGTWYGSLRARPAPRETRRILYYVDPMNPAHTSPEPGLAPCGMPMEPVFAEGPEEALPPFLAPGAVRITPEKQQLLGVRLGVVEKGPLTHKVRTLARVAADESRTYRLTSFLEGWVKMVQPYTTGSLVVKDEPLATLGSRDHQ
- a CDS encoding efflux RND transporter periplasmic adaptor subunit — encoded protein: MSPWPPWGAGIINEVQIYLSTLGQIDRAPTGDRQLFVNYQVRVRKAEEALLNLGMSPRQIRELAATRRYAQEVELAAPATSFVLTRNISPLQRVSRGDELYRLADLSRVWLVTDLTEQELPFLRPGLTVQARAFRGNLAVEATMAEVPPEFDAGSRTFRARLEADNPGYALRPGMFLEVELPLNLPETLHVPVDAVLDTGRTRRVFVDRGHGYFEPRRVTTGWRYGDRVEITQGLAPGERIVASGNFLVDSESRMKLAAAGFLGEVARDPVSGVAVDEAKAKAAGLVSQFQGRTFYFHSEDAKRLFERHPERYAEGEAHLSGTGAPPPAASAALPCPVCGQVVDRAQAQVRGWVGDFQGRTYYFCRYPCNREFDRQPERYALTGDPSSVPGAAPAAEALLIVRDPVCGLEVNREEAQARRLKRTYRGRDYHFCREWCARRFDAAPERYAPAASPPAATEPEPPAPMPTTTPAAPPAPPQSTPAPPAIDPVCGMPADTTGEEVLSTSDGGQVDYFCSDRCKEQFDLEPQRLCLYRPRRSGPRRLCGGGGSAFTGEDQAAAGLCHLLERPV
- a CDS encoding efflux RND transporter permease subunit, which produces MAEAAPLLREKIKLPPGYAISWSGQYEAGRRVKERLLLAVPLTLLLILFLLYLNTRSLTKTMIVLLAVPFSAIGAIWLLYLLGYNLSVTVWVGLIALLGVDAETGIFMLLYLDLAYAQAKREGRLTGRTALRDVILEGAARRLRPKFMTAATLLLGLIPVMWASGTGAEMMKRIAAPMIGGIVTSFLLELLVYPPIYELEVAWGNEKGRGQVRGGLRAEEKEAGEGQRGGRWPSRWSCGVTRTSNKFLISEPDFGFPDQGG
- a CDS encoding nitrous oxide reductase accessory protein NosL — protein: MIISGILLSALVLLAGPAPAQPAPAPPAATPPAAEPQDLTKHPACPHCGMDREKFAHSRMLLTYSDGSESGTCSLHCAALELAVRLDKTPTSLQVADDNTKKLIAAEKAAWVIGGAKPGVMTRVAKWAFEKEADALAFIKENQGKLATFDDAMRATFEDMYEDVKMIRARRAKMGGMPPKKE